ACCCACTGCGCCTCCACCGACTCATGGGAGTCGCTTCAGCACACAGGTGTATTTGAGAGGGGACAACGATAgagaacgtgtttttttttttttttaaaggcaacaTTTTGACACATTCAACTTTTGTTGGAAAGATTCTCAGTATTGTTTAAtgaacattttagaaaatacatttataccttcacaaatatataatattctgACAGCTTTATCCATTTAAATCATCTGTCACCATCAATGTAATTTCAAACATGTAAACCGTAACGTTTCATTTTCACCCtttccagttttttttattttctttttcatgcgTTCTAAATAACACTACACATTAGCCCACCCATAAAATGCCAAATGACATTTATTGTAAACAAATAATTCCGTTGGTCTTATTGGTCAGGTCGTGAGCCTGAAGGTAACTACATATCCTGCACCATGAGGTTAAGCTCAATCCAATTTGACTTAATTAAAGCAGATTTTAagatattattacattacatttaatgaAAAGTGTAAAAACCCCAAACCCTGCCAGACAGATTTACATTCACAAAAACTCATCCATATACCTTTTCTACCATATACACATATTCATAAAGAAGAGGCATGTAGACgcggactgtgtgtgtgtgtgtcttttagaaCTTTTTGCACCTTTGCCTTTACTATCCTTGAGATATCCACATGCTCGTTTGGCCCTGACTTGAACCGACGCCGGGTCCCTCTGTAGCAGGAAGGAGAGGCTCGCTGAAGTCTCCCTCAAAACTTCTCACTAAGAGttagaaaataaacacagaaaatgttatGCCATAGATACTATATACGGTTTGGGACATTAATAATGGAGGTGTAAAAAGAGCTTGCTCCGTGACGCCGTAATCAAAAGTAATAGTCTGTGTAATGACTTGGATTATTACTCATACTGCAACACTTGGAGTATATAACAGGAGTGTAGGAATTAAATTggacccattttttttttttttttacttttcaagcCACCAGGTTGAGTCTGCATGACATCAGTTACCTGTCCACATGAGCGAGGACGTCGCAGAGCTGGGTGAGCAGTGCGCGGTGCTTGTGAGGGTTTCCCTCCAGCACCCCGCTGAGACGACTCAGATAGGAGTCCAGGTTCCCGTGGGACGCCGTCTCTCCCGTACCTGTTGATGTAACAGAACCATTAAATCCGCGATTCCTCTCCCGGAGAAACGCAATGGAGGCCAGCCACCGACATGACAATTTTATTCGTCCTTAAGAAAATCTGCGTTCTCAGCTTAAACAAAGCAGATCGAGCAGACAAAACGTAACATGGTGACCTGGTAGTGGAACTGATGACAGGCTGTTGACCAAAGTGTGTTTAATGGTCAGCAGGTTTTGGTGAAGAGCCTGGGTGCGCTTCTCGTCCAGCCCCAGTTCAGCCTCCAGCCGCTCTTTAGCGCTGTACATGTCCTTGATGTGCCGCTGAAGCACTGCGTTCTGCTCTTCAAACTCAATGTTGGCCTTTCGGAGCCGCCGCAGCTCGGCCTCTCGAGCTAAAAGTCCcacgggtgggtgggggggggggggggggggggggggggggacgacacaaATAGGGTCAGGTGCACGGCCCCTCTACTGTCGGCGGTTTGGTAAAATAGCATTTCCGCTAACACAGTAATCGAAAAAATCTGTCGTAGCTTTAGAAGCCAATCATATTAGACTACAAAGTTTGGGACACATCAGAAAGATGATTTCCTGTTTTCAGACTCCCCGTTACCTTTGTTCTGATCGAGGAATTCTTCTGTGAAGATGGGGATGTCGAATCCTCTGGTGAGGTCAGAAGCCTGAAGCCCACaggcagcaaaaacaacaatttgACTGTTTGAAATGCAGGTGAAAATTACATTGGGGATAATAGGGTGACAAGATATGGATGTGTCATGTACCTTTGATACCGAGGTCTCTGAACTGGTGCTGATGATGACAGATGGAGTGTCTTCTGAAAGAGCAAAACGTATGTGCACATTACAGTATTGAAATAAACTCATGTGACGCGCTGTAAGAGATGTATTGATTTAGATTCTGATCCAGTAAGACGAATGAAGAGCTAAGTGGCCGGCACCTTTCTTGATCCTCTTGTCTTGTATCTTCGCAGTGGTGATGTGAAAAGCCTCAGTCTGCTGGTAATCCTTCAGTTCCTGGGCGTACTGCATCTTCTCCCGTTCCGCCTCGTCCAGGTAGCGCTGCCCGGGCAAAGATAATGTAGTGCAACATATTTAGGGAAAATAAACAAGACCGATGAAGCAATAACACTGGCAGGTTTATATCCATGACTGTAGAAAGCGGCCCAACTGGCTCAACGAGGAAGCATCAGCTAGACTTTTATTTTAGGTTTGAGCTGGATTTGATTTTTGATAAAGATGGATGATGGCGATGTGAATGAATCGCTTCTATTAAGATGCCCACTGCTCACTGAATGTAAGCTGAATGTACTTTGTCAAACAATACACAACACACCTGTTTGTCGTTAAGGGCCAATTGGGTCCATTCTGCTCCAAGTCTCTTGGTGATTTCTGGGAAAGGTAAGTCGGGGTATCTGGCCCGCATACGTTCTCGCCGCTCGTTGAGGAAGCGGACATATCCGGTTACTGGTGCCTTGGGACCATTTGGCAGaaccttctttcttttctttccctttggcCAGCCTCTCTTCTTTGGCTGCAGAAAGGGGGCAAGATGCTCACGTGAAGGCAGGCGCTGCTGAGGAGACAACTATCATCATCACATAATGGGGTTGCAACAGTTTTGGTTCAATATCAATAAATATACACATGAGGTTCTCCACCAAGATATAAACTAttcatattttgaaaaatgccAAATGATTAGAGGCAACTATTATTCAAGAATTAAAATGGTTTCCTGTTAATAATATTTTGATTATATGGATGGAATAATTGTTACACTATTAAATAAACCCACCACATAACGGTTGTCATGTCAAAATAAGAGCCATTTCCTTTAAGGATGAGGGATATAAATATTTACTAACgataaaatactaaaatattaGCTCATAATTTGTCCCCTCTAACATTCATACCTTTATGTCTGAATGATTTATTGCTGGGTGGTTGCAGCAGTGGTTCGGATTGCTCTGGTCTATCCAATAGCAATAGAACTGAATGTGTAGTGCACAGTTTAACCATTTAAACCGATGGAACAGCACTCACCTCTTCTTGTGGTTGCTCCGCTGAATGTGAAGGCTTGGACTGTTGCGATGCTTCACTCTGCTCCTGTTTGATGCCCCCCATCACCGCCGCTCGTGGACCGCGTAAACTGGGATGATGGGTCTTTATATTTCAGTGGTCTGTGTGGTGGCGGAGAGGCCTGTCCAGAACAACGCAGGAGgcgtcgtaaaaaaaaaaaaaaagaatacaggaTACAAGCCCGCGATTATTTCCTGATAGAGATGCCTCTTCTTAAGCTAGCTTGGCTGCTAGCTAACTGTTAACACACACAACGGACGATAGCCAAACACGAAGTTGATTCAAACTGCTCACTTATCgctagaaaataataataataatataagaaCACGTGTATTTGGAGTGCAGACAAgggcatatacatatatatctataattATTTCTACTTTTGGGTGGAATAAATTTCTTCGGAACTTACCCGTTAATAATTCCCACAGCTAAACAGGAAGAGAACCCTCTCTGCAATCCGATTGGTCTGTACGGAGAGTCATGATTGGTTGGCTGGATGTcccgccctccctctccccacgCAACGGAGTAAATTAATcgttgacatttaaaaagcttCAATGAAATACTCAAGTACATTAAAATTGCATGAAGGCACAAAACTTAGTAAATGTTAAGTCGCAGATCCTACAATTGCTATCCCTAGAATACAGCCTTCAAGAAACGAATGAATAGAAAAGAACTAAAATGGCActctttataaataaataattagtaCGTTCACAAAGATCCGGTAGTCTTTtcctttatttgtattattcacATTTGAGCAATTTCTAATCttatgtgtatatatagcaAAGATATCCTGTAATTGTGTGTATTAAGCATTTGGCAAGTGTAACAATTTACATcaaatacatacaatataaCGTGTTAGGCTGAGGAAAGAAGTCTTATGTATTTCAAGTTTAATACATtgataaatatatgttttaagaCCTTATTTGTAcatagaaaaggaaaaactccTTAATATACAAATTCTAATTGAACAGGGGAGGTgcaaaaaaagtattgtaaaaaatttccatttttattaGCAGAGGTCCACAATGGCTTTTCTGCTGAGAAACAAATCTTGTAATTCAACACCAGGAAGCTGGCTTGATTAATAGTATTTGTAGATTGGCCTTTACAATTCACAAAGTGTAAAATGGATTATACTTTATCATaaataatgggggggggggtaggtaaAATGTGGCGCTGAAGTTACTTTAATTGTTTTGCAGAACAGTGTTAAGGCTTAAGGTGACAAAATATAAATGCCCAGCTGTGACTGAATTCAGATTAAACTGGTCGTCAAGACCTACACACTAAAAGTGGTAAAATTCACAAGTTGCTACACATTAGTTTAAAGTTTTAGGTCGCTTCTTGCTCACCTTCATTTAAATGGGAACACTGGGTGGTAACGGGTCAATCCATAAACCGGTGCGCTTAAACATTTACTACATTAAGTATAGTGGTATAAACCTGCATTTGGATGAATGTAGCCTCATTGACATTAAACGGTTTTCACTTGTACAGCCGCCTTCAGGATTGATCATGACTTGTCTCCTTCCAATACCTGTAGAAAGTCCTTCTGCTTCAAGTTGCAATTATTAAGCCATGGCATTTCAATCTAAAACTTAAGCAGTAAGATAAAGGCAGTAATCATTGAGCTTCCAAGTCACTtatgaacaaaaacatcaacagcaattagtttttatttgttttatttatcgtTTACAATTTttgtagtttattcattatTGTCAATCCTTTTGGCAAACACTGGTGCTCACTGTGTTCTGTACAATCAGTCCCACAATGTAGACTTTTAATTTGTTGGAAAGGGAGGAATGAGGCAAGAGCCAAGTGGTGTGCAGGCGATTACAATTTGTCCAGGTAGTTGTCCAAGGCGGGGATTCCTTCCTTCAGACCCTTACGTTTGCGAATCTCGGCAACGACAACGCCAGGCTTGCTAGCCGGGTCTAAGGGGTCTCCTGGGAGGATCTGCCAGTGGTCGAACACGCACTGAGGGAAGGCCTTGCCACCAGTGTTGGAACGAAGGTCAGCGGTGAAACCTGAGAATGGAGGGAGCAGTATGCATTAATACCTTTCTGGGCTAAAGGGTTGCCGCCTCTCCTCTCGGGAGTCCAATAACATTGCAAATGGAGCAACCTACTCCGGAAATGCTGCACAACGCCATTTACAAGTTATAAAGGACACTGACAAAATATGATTAaaggattccccccccccccctttgattaAAGAAAGCAAACTCTTGAAGTAAAAATCAGGTGCTCAGAACAgtcgttaaaaaaaacacttaccgAATGACTCGTTGACAGGCAGGTAGGCCTTGGTAACACGCATGGGTGTAGCTGAAAAGCCGAGGTCTCCGATCACATGACCACGCCTCCTGTTCAAGACACCGTAGATTCCACCAATGGCATCTTCAGGACACTGCAAAGGAGAAGGGAGATATTTAGTTGTACAATCTAGTCATATCTGTGAAATGACATTAATGTCAACTATGGATAAGACTGCCCATAATTGACAAACATTTACAAACTTCTACACCCTGACCAGATATTTGTGAAGTGAAGCATTTGTTTTAAGAAAACATACCTGGATCTCGACCAGGTAGATGGGCTCCATCATTCTGGGCTCTGCAGTGAGCTCACAGGCGTACAGCACTCTGCGAGCTGTAGGAATAATTTGACCACCACCACGGTGAATGGCATCTGTATGCAGGGTCACATCGTGGACGTTGAAGCGAATGGCACGCATGTTCTCTTCACACAGGACACCCTAAAGAAACAGGCGCCAATTTagattaaaaacaatttaacaaaTTACCAGTTCATTTAGTTTCCAGTAGCCTTAAACCAACTAGGTTTGCAGTACTGAATCTCCACAGATTTAAACAAACTGTTTTAGCTCAGTGCAAGGAATTAAATATTCATGGCCCCTTACCTCCTTGACAGCCCACTGGAAGCCGGCCACAACACTGTCCTTGATCTCGTTAAGGTACTGCACTCCCTTTGTAACGTCCACCAGAAGGTTGGGGCCGGTTCCATCGGGTCCAAAGCACCAGATCTTTCTGGCCTCTCCGACATCCCACTCGAACTTCTCAGCAAGATAGCGGGCACGGGTCTTAATGTCCTGACGAGAGGTAACGTCTCCCTTCTCGATGTCCTCTGCCAGGCCGTCGGCGAAGGGACAAGCCTTCATGAACAGACGGTTGTGCTTGTTGGGAGACTTTGAGAGACACACAATACTTGACTCTTCGCTGACTGTCTCCCTGTAGGACACCACTGGATCAGatttctgaaaataaaattaaagtGTCAATTCAGAAAGatatttactttcattttaaGTATATAtagtttaatcattttatttaccTTAAGAGGAACACAAGCGTGATCCTCCTCCAGATCCTTCAAACAGATTTCCAGATGCAACTCTCCGGCTCCAGCGACAATGTGCTCTCCAGACTCCTCAATGATGCACTGCACCATGGGATCGGACTTTGACAGACGCTTCAATCCCTCCACCAGCTTGGGAAGGTCGGCTGGGTTTTTGACCTCCACGGCAACTCTCACCACAGGGCTGACGCTGAACTTCATCACCTTCATGTTGTGTGCCTGCTCAAAGGTGGTGATCGTTCCAGTCTTGACAAGGAACTGATCGACTCCAACCAGACCCACGATGTTACCACATGGAACATCCTCGATGGGCTCAGTATAACGGCCCATCATCAAAATGGTCCTGCACGAGTGGTAGAAAAGAACATGTCAGATGTGACAATAGATTTGAGTGACATAAACCACTACACTATTTTACATATCAGCAAACTGACAGATAGAGAAACCAACCTCTGAATTGGCTTCAGGTAGAGATCGTCTTTCTTTCCAGGGACAAAGTTAGGCCCCATGATGCGCACTTTCATGCCAGTGGAGACACAGCCAGAGAACACGCGACCAAACGCATAGAAGCGACCCTTGTCGTTGGAAGGAACCATCTTTGAGATGTAGACCATCAAGGGAGCCTTGGGGTCACAGTTCTTGATACCTGGATAAAAGAGTAATTTGCCAATGAGATCCAAAAACTACAAATTGCAGCCATATTTTGAACACCACCAGTCACATCAATAGCGGTTTAACCTACCCATGGCGGCCTCATCATCTCCAGGTCCTTCGTAGAGCAGTTCGCAGCGGTATCTCTGGGCAGTCACAGGTGAAGGCAGGTGGATGGTGATCATTTGAAGTAGGGCTTCTCCAGCAGGCAGCCAGCGGCGCATCACTGACTTCAGGAGAGGTTTGCCCTCCTTTTCCTTGTCCTCAACATCCAACTTGATGTCCAGCTTCTGCACCAGCTTGGCAGTTTCCTCTTTGTTGAAGTTCATGATTGCATTGAACACCTATAAATGAAGTTTCTGAATTAGAACCATCGAACGgaccacatcacaagcaattaGGCATAACTAAGCGAAGAATGAGGTTACTGTTTTTGTGCCTGGCTCAGAGTCAAGGTTATCATCACTGTTTTATCAGGTCAAAGTGAAGAATGTTTCATGTCATCACTTGCAGGCACACAGTAACTTGTTTATTTAGCTCAAAAGTTAagataaatgaataatttaaatacagtatttacGTGAAATCAATTCAGTTACCTTGAAGATGGGATCCAGGATAAGAGCAACAAAGGTACGTGGGAACCTGGTGCCATCAGCTCCAGTAGCAGATTTAAGGAACTTGCCAGTGCTTGCATCAAAGTACCTAAAGAAATACATATGGTGTGACTAACGAGAAACTGCTATACACAGATAGGGTTCAAGattacattaaacatttaaaagcaaGTCTCTTTCGTGTCTGACTGTAGACTGACCTGTCCCCCCAGAGCTTCTTCATCATGTCTTCCACCTTCTTGCAGTTCTCAGTTGGGCTCAGCTGGGTGTTGCCCTTGGCAGCGAACTTGGCTGCATACATCTCAGCAAACTGCTTCAAGGTGAATGCCCAGCCGTGGAGTCCAGAGCCAAAGCCAACTGTTCCAATGGTAGGATCGACCTTTGAAGGACATTAGTGTGCGTTAATAGACTGGAAACAAAAATGCCAAAGATGGCTTTTCATTAAAGCGCTGGGTCCTGCtcagtgaaatgtaaaaaaacgtgTTCAAGAGAGTGCGCAAATTATATAAACCATGATGTTATGCTGTAGACCAAGACATGGGGCTAGTTTCTTGCACTGAAGATGAAagttgagggggaaaaaaactcaCCATGAGGGTGCCCATAGGTCCATTCTCATCTTCTCCATAGGTGGAGATGATGACATTGACAGACTCAACAATACGCTGGAAGGTCTGGTAAAGGTCTTCAGGCTCGAGCTGCAACTCCAACAAGGCACGGTCCATTTTGTTCATCATCAGGACTGGCTTGATGCGCTCGGCAATGGCCTGACGGAGCACTGTCTCGGTCTGCACGCAGACACCTAGTGGAGATACACAAGACAGTTTAGCCTAGAGCAGATAGTGGGTCGAGTTAACACAATGGTAAACATCCAAATATGCAAGTAAAAAGTTGACATATTCATTGATAACCAAGTTTGTTCTTACCAGACACACAGTCCACTACAACCAGGGCTCCATCAGTGACACGAAGAGCAGCAGTCACTTCAGACGAGAAGTCAACGTGTCCGGGTGAGTCAATCAGGTTAATCAAGAAGCCGGAACCATCCTTGCTCTGCTTAATGAAGGCCAAATCATTTTCGGCCAGCTCGTAGAACAGGGAGATGGCGCTGCAAGTCAGAATAATTTGATACTTAGTCACTCGTCAAATGCACCAGattgaaaacaacatttgcATACAAGGCAAGTATCTGTCTAGCGGTTTTGCAAAAACTATCCAAAAACGCTCCAAGAGTGCAGTTTGGACTGCAAGCTGGCTTTGAGCCGCAGATGTGAAATATTTTTAGTCATTAAAAGGGGAGGAGATTTCTATTGATATTCAAACAACTTTAACTGATCAAAAAATTAACTTTTGTCCATCAAAACATAGCTGGCTCAATGTTAAACCAAACGGGGAATCTATAGGGATGACAAACTGCAGTTTATTAGAAATGATAAGAGCTATACTGAATAAATGCTTTGTATTTGCTTGGAAATGTCAATTTGGAAAACTAAGAATGTCAGCTGAAAGGAAAACTACAATATTTAACTTTGTCAGTCTTTGCTGAGTCCTAACATGTTCAGTACAATGCATCATCAATGGGCGTTAC
This is a stretch of genomic DNA from Pungitius pungitius chromosome 7, fPunPun2.1, whole genome shotgun sequence. It encodes these proteins:
- the hmg20b gene encoding SWI/SNF-related matrix-associated actin-dependent regulator of chromatin subfamily E member 1-related, whose amino-acid sequence is MGGIKQEQSEASQQSKPSHSAEQPQEEPKKRGWPKGKKRKKVLPNGPKAPVTGYVRFLNERRERMRARYPDLPFPEITKRLGAEWTQLALNDKQRYLDEAEREKMQYAQELKDYQQTEAFHITTAKIQDKRIKKEDTPSVIISTSSETSVSKASDLTRGFDIPIFTEEFLDQNKAREAELRRLRKANIEFEEQNAVLQRHIKDMYSAKERLEAELGLDEKRTQALHQNLLTIKHTLVNSLSSVPLPGTGETASHGNLDSYLSRLSGVLEGNPHKHRALLTQLCDVLAHVDSEKF
- the LOC119216384 gene encoding elongation factor 2b-like encodes the protein MVNFTIDQIRAIMDKKANIRNMSVIAHVDHGKSTLTDSLVSKAGIIASARAGETRFTDTRKDEQERCITIKSTAISLFYELAENDLAFIKQSKDGSGFLINLIDSPGHVDFSSEVTAALRVTDGALVVVDCVSGVCVQTETVLRQAIAERIKPVLMMNKMDRALLELQLEPEDLYQTFQRIVESVNVIISTYGEDENGPMGTLMVDPTIGTVGFGSGLHGWAFTLKQFAEMYAAKFAAKGNTQLSPTENCKKVEDMMKKLWGDRYFDASTGKFLKSATGADGTRFPRTFVALILDPIFKVFNAIMNFNKEETAKLVQKLDIKLDVEDKEKEGKPLLKSVMRRWLPAGEALLQMITIHLPSPVTAQRYRCELLYEGPGDDEAAMGIKNCDPKAPLMVYISKMVPSNDKGRFYAFGRVFSGCVSTGMKVRIMGPNFVPGKKDDLYLKPIQRTILMMGRYTEPIEDVPCGNIVGLVGVDQFLVKTGTITTFEQAHNMKVMKFSVSPVVRVAVEVKNPADLPKLVEGLKRLSKSDPMVQCIIEESGEHIVAGAGELHLEICLKDLEEDHACVPLKKSDPVVSYRETVSEESSIVCLSKSPNKHNRLFMKACPFADGLAEDIEKGDVTSRQDIKTRARYLAEKFEWDVGEARKIWCFGPDGTGPNLLVDVTKGVQYLNEIKDSVVAGFQWAVKEGVLCEENMRAIRFNVHDVTLHTDAIHRGGGQIIPTARRVLYACELTAEPRMMEPIYLVEIQCPEDAIGGIYGVLNRRRGHVIGDLGFSATPMRVTKAYLPVNESFGFTADLRSNTGGKAFPQCVFDHWQILPGDPLDPASKPGVVVAEIRKRKGLKEGIPALDNYLDKL